The proteins below come from a single Coprobacter tertius genomic window:
- a CDS encoding tRNA1(Val) (adenine(37)-N6)-methyltransferase, translated as MGNPFFKFKRFTINQDRCAMKVSTDSALLGAWCHFPKTGEILDIGCGCGILSLMAAQRSEACITGIEIDREAALQAAENVYMSEWKERIKIICEDFCVFTSYTESKYDCVISNPPYFVNSLLPPTLARKYARHTTTLNYYSLFKGISAILHENGSIFLIFPADILEHVIEIAAGFDYFPLKITSVRGRSDLPVKRMLTEWKRGIGVCHYDEIIIESDPGIYTSEFITLLRDFYLKF; from the coding sequence ATGGGTAATCCTTTTTTTAAATTTAAACGTTTTACAATAAATCAGGATCGTTGTGCGATGAAAGTAAGTACCGATTCGGCTTTATTGGGAGCTTGGTGTCATTTCCCAAAAACGGGTGAAATTCTCGATATAGGGTGTGGGTGCGGTATCTTGTCGTTAATGGCAGCACAGCGATCTGAAGCTTGCATTACCGGTATCGAAATCGATCGGGAAGCAGCATTGCAGGCAGCTGAAAATGTATATATGAGCGAATGGAAAGAGAGAATAAAGATTATATGTGAAGATTTCTGTGTGTTTACTTCATATACTGAATCAAAATATGATTGTGTAATTTCGAATCCTCCTTATTTTGTAAATTCTTTGTTACCTCCGACTTTAGCGAGAAAGTATGCCAGGCATACTACAACTTTAAACTATTATTCACTTTTTAAAGGTATTTCGGCCATTCTACACGAAAACGGCAGTATTTTTCTCATATTTCCAGCAGACATACTCGAACATGTGATTGAAATTGCAGCTGGTTTTGATTATTTCCCGTTAAAAATTACTTCGGTGAGAGGACGGTCAGACCTTCCTGTAAAAAGAATGCTTACCGAATGGAAAAGAGGAATAGGAGTCTGTCATTATGATGAAATAATTATTGAGTCGGATCCTGGTATTTATACATCGGAATTTATAACTTTGTTACGGGATTTTTATCTAAAATTTTAA
- the lon gene encoding endopeptidase La translates to MKNFFNDNNPLNDNEENETTIMPIFTEIEGSPNIECSGVSETDLPILPLRNMVMYPGVALPVSVGRPQSLQLIKDAYEHKRFIGVVCQKDMSIENPEYGDLYEIGSIAEIVKILEMPDSSSTVILQGKKRFHLDNLTSLAPYLKGNITILDEEVPEENDKEFEALISALKDLTFRILKTLGEPTRELGFALRNIQNNHYLVNFLCSNIPMDSHQKQELLNIGSLKQRAFSLYASLSKEAQLIEIKADIQSKTREDINQQQREHFLQQQIKTIQDELGGSVQEQDIQELRKKAENKKWNETIATTFEKEIRKLERLHPQSPDFSVQYNYLETFVDLPWGEYTKDNFNLKHAQKQLDKDHYGLEKVKERIIEHLAVLKLRGDLKSPIICLYGPPGVGKTSLGKSIAEALKRKYIRVSLGGLHDEAEIRGHRRTYIGSMPGRIIQGLIKAGSSNPVFVLDEIDKIGNDFKGDPASALLEVLDPEQNNAFHDNYLDIDFDLSRVLFIATANNLNTISQPLLDRMELIDISGYIQEEKVEIARRHLVPKQLNEHGLKKEDLEIPKKTMDIIVESYTRESGVRELDKRIAQIMRKAARKKATEKKFRHTLQISDLHEYLGPAEYTRDKYEGNDYAGVVTGLAWTAVGGEILFVESSLSKSKNEKLTITGNLGDVMKESAVIAMQYIRSHASLFNIDDDIFEKWSVHIHVPEGAIPKDGPSAGITMATSIASSFTQRKVKPHLAMTGEITLRGRVLPVGGIKEKILAAKRANIKEIILSEENKKDIEEIKDIYLQGLTFHYVNTIKEVLDIALLNEKVKDAIKLD, encoded by the coding sequence ATGAAAAATTTCTTTAATGACAATAATCCATTAAATGATAATGAAGAAAATGAAACGACCATTATGCCGATATTCACTGAAATAGAGGGAAGTCCTAACATAGAATGTAGTGGAGTTTCTGAAACAGACTTACCGATATTGCCATTACGGAATATGGTAATGTACCCCGGCGTTGCTTTACCGGTTTCAGTAGGTCGCCCGCAATCGTTACAACTCATAAAGGATGCGTACGAACACAAACGATTTATTGGAGTCGTGTGCCAAAAAGATATGTCTATAGAAAATCCGGAATACGGAGATCTGTATGAGATAGGAAGTATTGCCGAAATCGTTAAGATACTGGAAATGCCCGATTCTAGTTCTACGGTCATTTTACAAGGAAAGAAACGCTTTCATCTCGATAATCTGACCTCTTTAGCTCCTTATCTGAAAGGAAATATTACCATTCTTGATGAAGAGGTACCAGAAGAAAATGACAAAGAATTCGAGGCTTTAATTTCAGCTCTGAAAGATCTTACATTCAGAATTCTAAAAACATTAGGCGAACCCACCCGTGAACTTGGATTTGCGTTACGAAACATTCAGAATAATCACTATTTAGTGAATTTTCTTTGTTCGAATATTCCTATGGATTCACACCAAAAACAAGAACTTCTGAATATCGGTTCTTTAAAACAAAGAGCATTCAGCCTTTACGCTTCATTAAGTAAAGAAGCGCAGCTAATCGAAATAAAAGCCGATATACAATCGAAAACTCGCGAAGATATAAACCAGCAACAACGTGAACATTTTTTACAACAACAAATAAAAACGATTCAAGACGAGTTAGGCGGGAGTGTACAAGAACAAGATATTCAAGAATTACGGAAAAAAGCTGAAAACAAGAAATGGAACGAAACCATAGCGACAACTTTCGAAAAAGAAATTCGTAAATTAGAAAGACTACACCCTCAGTCTCCCGATTTTTCGGTTCAATACAATTATCTTGAAACTTTTGTCGATTTGCCCTGGGGAGAATATACTAAAGATAATTTTAATCTGAAACATGCTCAAAAACAACTCGATAAAGATCATTACGGACTCGAAAAAGTAAAAGAGCGCATTATAGAACACCTTGCCGTTTTAAAACTGAGAGGTGATTTAAAATCTCCTATTATTTGTCTATACGGACCTCCCGGAGTAGGTAAAACATCTTTAGGAAAATCGATTGCCGAAGCATTAAAAAGAAAATACATTCGTGTTTCTTTAGGAGGATTACACGATGAAGCCGAGATAAGAGGACATCGTCGTACCTACATTGGATCCATGCCGGGACGTATAATACAAGGTCTGATTAAAGCCGGATCTTCTAATCCAGTTTTTGTTCTGGATGAAATAGATAAAATAGGAAATGATTTTAAAGGAGATCCAGCATCAGCTTTGCTCGAAGTTTTAGATCCCGAACAGAACAACGCATTCCATGACAACTATCTGGATATAGATTTCGACCTTTCAAGAGTTCTTTTTATAGCAACAGCCAACAACCTGAATACAATTTCTCAACCGTTGCTTGACAGAATGGAATTAATAGATATAAGCGGATATATACAAGAAGAAAAAGTAGAAATTGCACGAAGACATCTCGTTCCCAAACAGCTTAATGAACATGGCTTAAAAAAAGAAGACCTCGAAATTCCTAAGAAAACGATGGATATCATTGTTGAGTCATATACGAGAGAATCGGGAGTAAGGGAACTTGATAAGAGAATCGCACAAATAATGCGTAAAGCTGCCCGCAAAAAAGCAACAGAGAAAAAATTCCGTCATACACTTCAAATATCCGACTTGCATGAATATCTGGGCCCAGCCGAATATACACGGGATAAATATGAAGGAAACGATTATGCTGGAGTAGTTACCGGACTGGCTTGGACAGCTGTCGGAGGAGAAATATTATTTGTAGAATCGAGCCTAAGCAAAAGTAAAAACGAAAAGCTTACTATAACCGGAAATTTGGGCGATGTCATGAAAGAATCGGCCGTCATTGCAATGCAATATATTCGATCGCACGCCTCACTTTTTAATATCGACGATGATATTTTTGAAAAATGGAGTGTGCACATCCATGTTCCCGAAGGAGCGATTCCCAAAGACGGTCCGTCGGCCGGCATAACAATGGCTACCTCTATAGCATCATCATTTACACAGCGTAAAGTGAAACCCCATCTCGCAATGACAGGTGAAATCACATTAAGAGGACGTGTTCTTCCGGTAGGTGGTATTAAAGAGAAAATATTGGCTGCCAAAAGAGCCAATATCAAAGAAATCATTCTTTCAGAAGAAAACAAAAAAGATATCGAAGAAATAAAAGACATTTATCTTCAGGGGCTTACATTTCATTATGTAAATACAATTAAAGAAGTACTCGATATTGCATTATTGAATGAAAAAGTAAAAGATGCCATTAAGTTAGATTAA
- the prfA gene encoding peptide chain release factor 1: protein MSENTLIEKLDGLSLRFKEVGTLITDPAVIADMKRFVKLTKEYRDLEKITKARNKYKSLLDNIEEARIILESEDDAEMREMAKEELDKSQSLLPSLEEEIKLLLVPADPQDGKNAIMEIRGGTGGDEAAIFAGDLFRMYSKFCENKGWKVEVTSFSEGTAGGFKEIIFTVSGENVYGILKYESGVHRVQRVPATETQGRVHTSAASVAVLPEAEEFDVEINEKDIRTDIFCASGHGGQSVNTTYSAIRLVHIPTGITVQCQDEKSQIKNKAKAMVELRTRIYNMEYQKYLDEIAGKRKTMVSTGDRSAKIRTYNYPQGRITDHRINYTIYNLAAFMDGDLQDCIDHLIIAENAERLKESEL from the coding sequence ATGAGCGAAAATACATTAATAGAAAAATTAGACGGTTTATCTTTACGTTTCAAAGAAGTTGGAACACTTATTACAGATCCGGCTGTAATTGCCGATATGAAACGATTTGTGAAACTTACCAAAGAATATCGCGATCTTGAAAAAATAACAAAAGCCAGAAATAAATATAAATCATTACTGGATAACATAGAAGAGGCTCGAATTATATTAGAATCTGAAGACGATGCAGAAATGCGGGAAATGGCAAAAGAAGAACTCGATAAGAGCCAATCTCTCCTACCTTCACTCGAAGAAGAAATTAAATTATTACTTGTCCCTGCAGACCCTCAAGACGGGAAAAATGCCATTATGGAAATAAGAGGTGGAACCGGAGGAGATGAAGCTGCCATTTTTGCCGGAGACTTATTCAGAATGTACTCTAAATTCTGTGAAAATAAGGGCTGGAAAGTAGAAGTTACCAGCTTTAGCGAAGGTACTGCCGGGGGATTTAAAGAAATAATTTTTACAGTTAGCGGAGAAAACGTATACGGTATTTTAAAATACGAATCGGGAGTACACCGGGTACAAAGAGTTCCGGCAACAGAAACTCAAGGCAGAGTACATACCTCGGCGGCATCGGTTGCTGTTTTACCTGAGGCAGAAGAATTCGATGTGGAAATTAATGAAAAAGATATTCGTACCGATATATTCTGTGCATCTGGACATGGAGGCCAATCGGTAAATACTACTTATTCAGCAATACGTCTAGTGCATATTCCTACCGGTATAACTGTACAATGCCAGGATGAAAAATCTCAAATCAAGAATAAAGCAAAGGCAATGGTAGAATTGCGCACACGCATTTACAATATGGAATACCAAAAATACCTCGACGAGATTGCAGGAAAAAGAAAAACAATGGTTTCCACAGGAGACCGATCAGCAAAAATACGTACTTATAATTACCCGCAAGGCCGCATTACCGATCATAGAATTAATTATACAATTTATAACTTAGCGGCCTTTATGGACGGTGATTTACAGGATTGCATCGACCACTTGATTATTGCAGAAAATGCCGAACGATTAAAAGAGAGCGAATTATAA
- the pyrF gene encoding orotidine-5'-phosphate decarboxylase encodes MNRQELFENIKRKKSFLCVGLDTDIKKIPSHLLNEEDPVFAFNKAIIDATADMCVAYKPNLAFYESLGIKGWAAFEKTVKYIKENYPDQFIIADAKRGDIGNTSEMYARSFFEHLGIDSVTVAPYMGEDSIKPFLVYPGKWVIVLGLTSNKGSQDFQFAVDNQGERLFERVMRISQKWANKDQLMFVVGATQGKLFADVRKIVPDHFLLVPGIGAQGGSLQEVVDYGMNAQCGLLVNSSRQIIYASKDTSFAKAAREQTSTVQQEMEKLLKSRKLIG; translated from the coding sequence ATGAACAGACAAGAACTTTTTGAAAACATTAAACGGAAAAAATCATTTTTATGTGTTGGTCTGGATACTGATATAAAAAAAATACCTTCCCATTTATTGAATGAAGAAGACCCTGTTTTTGCTTTTAATAAAGCGATCATAGACGCAACGGCTGATATGTGTGTAGCTTATAAACCCAATTTAGCTTTTTACGAAAGTCTCGGAATAAAAGGATGGGCTGCTTTTGAAAAGACTGTTAAATACATAAAAGAAAACTATCCCGACCAATTTATCATAGCAGACGCTAAACGCGGTGATATAGGTAACACTTCAGAGATGTATGCCCGTAGTTTTTTCGAACATCTCGGTATAGATTCTGTAACAGTTGCACCTTATATGGGAGAAGATAGTATAAAACCATTTCTTGTATATCCGGGGAAATGGGTAATTGTTCTTGGCCTTACTTCAAACAAAGGATCACAGGATTTTCAGTTTGCTGTTGACAATCAAGGTGAAAGACTATTTGAAAGAGTAATGCGCATTTCACAAAAATGGGCAAACAAAGACCAACTGATGTTCGTCGTAGGAGCAACGCAAGGAAAACTATTTGCCGATGTACGAAAAATAGTTCCTGATCATTTCCTGCTTGTACCGGGAATCGGAGCACAAGGAGGAAGTTTGCAAGAAGTCGTTGACTATGGGATGAATGCCCAATGTGGTTTACTGGTTAATTCTTCCCGTCAAATAATATACGCTTCTAAGGATACATCTTTTGCTAAAGCCGCCCGAGAACAAACATCAACCGTTCAGCAAGAAATGGAAAAGTTACTAAAATCTCGAAAACTTATCGGATAA
- a CDS encoding phosphoglycerate kinase yields MQTLDSFNFAGKKAFVRVDFNVPLDENFNITDDTRMVKALPTLKKIIADGGSVIIGSHLGRPKKGPEDKFSLKHIVGHLSELLGQPVKFVDDCIGPKVEAAVADLKPGEALLLENLRFYAEEEGKPRGLAEDATDGEKAAAKKAVKASQKEFTKALANLAEVYVNDAFGTAHRAHASTALMAEYFSCDNKMFGYLMQKEVEAVEKVMNDIKRPFTAIMGGSKVSSKIEIIENLLTKVDNLIIAGGMTYTFTKALGGKIGDSICEDDKLDLALDLIKKAKENNVNLILAVDAKIADKFANDANTQFVDVDKIPDGWEGLDIGPKSEKLFADVIKNSKTILWNGPTGVFEFENFTSGSRAVGEAIVEATKNGAFSLVGGGDSVACVNKFGLASGVSYVSTGGGALLEAIEGKVLPGIAAIKNC; encoded by the coding sequence ATGCAAACACTTGACAGTTTTAATTTTGCCGGAAAAAAGGCATTTGTACGTGTCGATTTTAATGTTCCTTTGGATGAGAACTTTAATATCACCGATGATACTCGTATGGTAAAAGCTTTACCCACACTGAAAAAAATAATTGCAGACGGCGGTAGCGTTATTATCGGTTCTCATTTGGGACGCCCTAAAAAAGGTCCGGAAGATAAATTTTCTCTAAAACATATTGTAGGTCACCTTTCGGAATTATTGGGTCAACCGGTTAAATTTGTTGATGACTGCATAGGTCCTAAAGTGGAAGCAGCTGTCGCCGATCTAAAACCCGGTGAAGCTCTGTTACTCGAAAATCTCCGCTTTTATGCAGAAGAAGAAGGCAAGCCCAGAGGTTTGGCCGAAGATGCGACTGATGGAGAAAAAGCAGCAGCTAAGAAAGCTGTAAAAGCTAGCCAAAAGGAATTTACAAAAGCTCTTGCAAATCTTGCTGAGGTATATGTTAACGACGCATTCGGTACAGCTCACCGTGCTCATGCATCTACGGCTCTTATGGCTGAATATTTTTCATGTGATAATAAAATGTTCGGTTATCTGATGCAGAAAGAAGTAGAAGCCGTTGAAAAAGTCATGAATGACATCAAACGTCCTTTTACAGCTATAATGGGAGGTTCAAAAGTATCTTCAAAAATAGAAATCATTGAGAACCTTCTCACGAAAGTCGACAATTTAATTATTGCCGGTGGTATGACTTATACCTTTACAAAGGCTTTAGGTGGAAAAATCGGAGATTCGATCTGTGAAGACGACAAGCTCGATCTGGCTCTCGATCTGATAAAAAAAGCAAAAGAAAATAATGTAAATTTAATTCTGGCTGTAGATGCAAAAATAGCCGATAAATTCGCAAATGACGCCAATACACAATTTGTAGATGTTGATAAAATACCCGACGGCTGGGAAGGTCTTGATATAGGTCCTAAAAGCGAAAAACTTTTTGCAGATGTGATTAAAAATTCGAAAACAATTTTATGGAACGGCCCCACAGGTGTATTTGAATTTGAAAACTTCACATCAGGTTCAAGAGCTGTAGGTGAAGCAATTGTCGAAGCTACCAAAAACGGAGCATTCTCCCTTGTAGGAGGTGGTGATTCTGTAGCTTGTGTAAACAAATTCGGTTTAGCAAGCGGTGTTTCTTATGTATCGACCGGGGGGGGTGCCTTACTCGAAGCTATCGAAGGCAAAGTATTACCGGGAATAGCAGCTATTAAAAATTGCTAA
- a CDS encoding AsmA family protein, whose protein sequence is MNKRIKRTIKITFISLLSIFLILSGIIAFALHFIFTPEKLTPVVVEVSNKMLNAKVDIKKVELTFFSSFPRFELQLSDGSIQTLLSDSVIPQKRDSLIHFGRCEIAVNPMRYFFKNEFILNRLMFKNAGIYAYVAPDGKANWNIIKPDTAVTDTSTSNAQFNGSIQIRKVEFENISLVFDDRSNGIYTSIDSLNLKLKASLTSRISKLAIKTNCNNLIFWQNGELLARRLSLGFSGDISVDSENNKYEVKDAFVNVNNLSFKTNGSAQRDTVNNTLAVDLNYELAVPSVETLLEMIPASVVKKDGLKANGSVEFSGNIKGIYGKDQIPEVTLNVKIKDASGKYKGMPYGIDNLSADFDFFVDMMRKKQSYATLKIFRFRGAQTDILADGKVSDLLGDPFITFNTKSKIDFNGLSKIFPLSAGVSIGGELFADLHFKGHLSSLKNKDIGRLFAQGEVNMKNVLLKDTLHKFDFRADASVLFKGNKTLETSASIQNILMTSPRIKIDMADFSAGVSLNGIPDTTGIIPMKGNISLKKLKGSLGDSIRVFSGLTDLKINVKPSKKDKKKPIFNFIFETDSLFMKAGKNKMGMDKAGFNITLRQNKDSLWIPSGVIGFRRLKMITDALSLPIYMGNTRLTMERHTIALNSARMRIGESNLLASGSVRNLLKAMTGKGILMANLDITSDMINCNQILSALSPDIMTSTDIDDDSMTFEDEIKEGEEEEQASDNLHLFIIPDNLELVLHTKVKKALYNKMVFEKVNGLIEVKDRAVHLKNLSMRALDANMSTHLLYKATDRENAYTGFDFNIKNINIGKLVYFIPELDTIVPMLRSFKGLVDFNIAAEAELDSVMNVHIPSLRSAIYVKGDSLVLLDGDTFRKLSKLLMFKNKKQNLFDSISVNITVDKGNVKVYPFLVEIDRYKAAVGGEQKLDMTFNYHVSILKSPLPFKAGVDIYGNIDKVKFRITRAKYKNLVSPAQIREIDSTRMNMGRMIIDHFRRMTQ, encoded by the coding sequence ATGAACAAAAGAATAAAAAGGACCATCAAAATAACTTTTATTTCTTTACTTAGTATATTCCTTATTTTATCGGGGATTATTGCATTTGCTTTACATTTTATTTTTACTCCCGAAAAGTTGACTCCGGTTGTTGTCGAGGTTTCAAATAAAATGTTAAATGCAAAAGTAGATATCAAAAAAGTTGAATTGACTTTCTTTTCTTCTTTTCCTCGTTTCGAACTTCAATTGTCAGATGGTTCTATACAAACCCTTTTATCAGATTCTGTAATTCCTCAGAAGCGTGATTCTTTGATCCATTTCGGTCGTTGCGAGATTGCGGTTAATCCGATGCGTTATTTTTTTAAAAACGAGTTTATTCTTAACCGTTTAATGTTTAAAAATGCGGGAATATATGCTTATGTTGCACCGGATGGAAAGGCTAACTGGAATATAATAAAACCGGATACGGCAGTAACAGATACTTCAACTTCTAATGCTCAATTTAATGGATCCATACAAATAAGAAAAGTGGAATTTGAAAATATATCATTAGTTTTTGATGACAGAAGTAATGGTATATATACAAGTATCGATAGCCTTAATTTAAAATTGAAGGCGTCATTGACTTCCCGAATTTCAAAATTGGCAATAAAAACTAATTGTAATAACCTCATATTTTGGCAAAATGGAGAATTGCTTGCACGGCGTTTGTCGTTGGGCTTTTCTGGTGATATATCGGTAGATTCGGAAAACAATAAATATGAAGTCAAGGATGCGTTTGTAAATGTAAATAATCTTTCTTTTAAAACAAATGGCAGTGCTCAACGAGATACGGTAAATAATACGTTGGCAGTAGATTTGAACTATGAACTTGCGGTGCCTTCTGTAGAGACATTATTAGAAATGATTCCGGCCTCAGTTGTAAAAAAAGACGGTTTGAAGGCGAACGGGTCAGTTGAATTTTCAGGAAATATAAAGGGGATATACGGAAAAGATCAAATTCCTGAAGTTACTTTGAACGTGAAGATTAAGGATGCTTCCGGAAAATATAAAGGTATGCCTTATGGGATCGATAATCTTAGTGCCGATTTTGATTTCTTTGTAGATATGATGCGTAAGAAACAATCTTATGCAACTTTAAAAATATTTCGTTTCCGTGGTGCACAAACCGACATTCTTGCTGATGGTAAAGTAAGCGATCTATTGGGTGATCCTTTTATAACATTTAATACTAAATCAAAGATCGATTTCAATGGTCTTTCAAAAATATTTCCATTGAGTGCCGGAGTAAGTATCGGAGGTGAGCTTTTTGCCGATTTGCATTTTAAAGGTCATTTGTCTTCGTTAAAGAATAAGGATATTGGCCGTTTATTTGCTCAAGGGGAAGTTAATATGAAAAATGTTCTTCTCAAAGACACTTTGCATAAGTTCGATTTTAGGGCAGATGCCTCAGTGTTATTCAAAGGTAATAAAACTCTTGAAACATCAGCTTCGATACAGAATATATTGATGACGAGCCCTCGTATAAAGATTGATATGGCAGATTTTTCTGCCGGTGTTTCTCTGAATGGGATTCCCGATACTACAGGAATCATTCCTATGAAAGGGAATATATCGCTGAAAAAACTGAAAGGGTCATTGGGGGATAGTATAAGAGTATTTAGTGGACTTACCGATCTGAAAATTAATGTAAAACCTTCAAAAAAGGATAAGAAAAAGCCTATATTTAATTTCATTTTCGAGACTGATTCTTTATTTATGAAAGCCGGTAAAAATAAAATGGGTATGGATAAAGCCGGATTTAATATTACATTGCGACAAAATAAGGATTCATTATGGATACCTTCCGGTGTGATCGGTTTCAGACGTTTGAAAATGATAACAGATGCTTTGAGCCTACCGATTTATATGGGCAATACACGATTGACGATGGAACGTCACACAATTGCTCTTAACAGTGCTCGTATGAGAATAGGTGAATCGAATCTTCTTGCAAGCGGATCTGTCCGTAATCTGCTTAAAGCGATGACAGGAAAAGGAATTTTAATGGCTAATCTCGATATAACATCGGATATGATAAATTGTAATCAGATACTATCGGCATTATCTCCTGATATTATGACCTCTACCGATATCGATGACGATTCTATGACGTTTGAGGACGAAATAAAGGAGGGGGAAGAAGAGGAGCAGGCTTCGGATAATCTTCATCTTTTCATAATACCTGACAATTTGGAGTTGGTGCTGCATACTAAGGTAAAAAAGGCCCTCTATAATAAGATGGTATTTGAGAAAGTAAACGGTCTTATTGAGGTAAAAGATCGTGCAGTGCATCTTAAGAATTTAAGCATGAGAGCTTTAGATGCAAATATGAGTACTCATTTATTATATAAGGCTACCGATCGGGAAAATGCTTATACAGGTTTTGATTTTAATATAAAGAATATCAATATAGGAAAGTTAGTATATTTTATACCCGAGCTTGATACGATTGTTCCTATGTTGAGGTCTTTTAAAGGGCTGGTAGATTTTAATATTGCAGCTGAAGCAGAGCTCGACTCTGTAATGAATGTGCATATACCATCTTTAAGATCGGCAATATATGTAAAGGGAGATAGTTTGGTATTACTGGATGGAGATACTTTTAGAAAGTTGTCGAAGTTGCTGATGTTTAAAAACAAAAAACAGAATCTTTTTGATAGTATTTCGGTAAATATTACAGTAGATAAAGGGAATGTAAAAGTATATCCGTTCTTAGTGGAAATCGACCGTTATAAAGCCGCTGTAGGCGGGGAACAGAAACTGGATATGACGTTTAACTATCATGTGTCTATTTTGAAATCTCCGTTACCGTTTAAGGCCGGTGTAGATATTTACGGTAATATCGATAAGGTAAAATTCCGTATAACAAGAGCTAAGTATAAAAATTTGGTATCACCGGCTCAAATTAGAGAAATCGATAGTACGCGGATGAATATGGGGCGAATGATCATAGATCACTTTAGAAGAATGACTCAATAA
- a CDS encoding DUF6340 family protein: MKPGLGFILLTSICILTSCSSISEMTLNVVRPAEITLPVFTRTVTLVNLSKKNEGSEGVFIDAYGSKRPLRLEYTDPSGNLVQMLNDYLGKSGYFSNISLFTLFDRTNLLNKKMTDKELDAIRDSTGNEMVLVLSDFYIEPTLRERWYNTYSPVLTLDLVAHSKYELYAPDNKYETISYSDTLYWDNVGEIVGDTEIGFSLDNCIKDMAGYTADHLVKLLVPYNESVKRFYFTSSDPLMKDAAIYWKQGKYEDASYLWEYAWENSKKNKKRAKAAANLALYYELQDNYSTALEWANRSFRIFSLSAEKNTAYIRMLKWYIGQLEKRIKDDDKLRFQLI, translated from the coding sequence ATGAAACCAGGGTTGGGATTTATATTATTGACAAGCATCTGTATTTTAACTTCGTGTAGTTCAATTTCTGAAATGACTTTGAATGTTGTAAGACCTGCAGAAATTACGCTACCTGTCTTTACCCGGACCGTTACTTTGGTAAATCTTAGTAAAAAGAATGAAGGGAGTGAAGGGGTATTTATTGATGCTTACGGTAGTAAAAGGCCGCTGCGATTGGAGTACACCGATCCTTCAGGAAACTTAGTCCAAATGTTGAATGATTATTTGGGAAAATCGGGATATTTCTCGAACATTTCTTTATTTACACTTTTTGACCGTACTAATTTGTTGAATAAAAAGATGACGGATAAAGAGCTGGATGCTATACGGGATAGTACGGGAAATGAGATGGTATTGGTTCTTTCCGATTTCTATATAGAGCCTACACTTAGAGAACGCTGGTACAATACTTATTCTCCGGTTTTGACACTCGACTTGGTTGCTCATTCTAAATATGAATTATATGCTCCTGATAATAAATATGAGACAATTAGTTACTCGGATACTTTGTATTGGGATAATGTAGGTGAAATAGTAGGAGATACAGAGATCGGCTTTTCTCTTGATAATTGTATAAAAGATATGGCGGGTTACACGGCCGATCATTTGGTTAAATTATTGGTTCCTTATAATGAGAGTGTGAAGAGGTTTTATTTTACATCCTCTGACCCCTTAATGAAAGATGCTGCCATTTATTGGAAACAAGGTAAATATGAAGATGCTTCTTATTTATGGGAATATGCGTGGGAAAATTCGAAAAAAAATAAAAAACGAGCAAAAGCTGCGGCTAATTTAGCTTTGTATTACGAATTACAGGATAATTATTCGACAGCTCTCGAATGGGCAAATCGTTCATTTAGAATATTTTCTTTATCTGCAGAAAAAAATACAGCTTATATTCGGATGCTGAAATGGTATATTGGTCAACTAGAAAAAAGAATAAAAGATGATGATAAACTTCGTTTTCAGTTAATATAA